ATAGACATTTTCCTATGTAAAGCCCCGTAAATCATAGATATCTTGCTTAAATACGCCTTTTATTACACACTATTTAACCCTTATATAATGTTTTTTACACACAAAAAGGCAGCCATTATTAAAATAGCTGCCTTATTAACACACTTATATATTATTTTCCTTCTATTACTTCAAGTCCACCCATGTATGGTCTTAGAGCCTGAGGCACTTCAACAGTTCCGTCTTCTCTTTGGTAGTTTTCAAGTATCGCTGATAGCGCTCTACCTACTGCTACACCTGATCCATTTAATGTATGAACAAACTTTGGCTTATCCTTAGCATTTTCCTTAAATCTCACATTAGCTCTTCTTCCTTGGAAGTCTTCAAAGTTTGAACAGCTTGAGATTTCAACATATCTTCCGTAGCTTGGCATCCACACTTCTATATCATATGTCATAGCTGAGCTGAATCCAAGATCCCCTGTACAAAGCTTAACTACTCTATATGGTAGTCCTAGAGTCTTTAGTATCTCCTCTGCATCATTTGTAAGCTTTTCTAGCTCATTATATGAAGTATCAGGATGAGCAAACTTAACAAGCTCTACCTTATTGAATTGGTGCTGTCTTATAAGCCCTCTTGTATCTCTTCCAGCAGAACCAGCCTCTGCTCTAAAGCATGGTGAGTATGCTGTATGCTTTATTGGAAGACTTTCACCACTTAGTATTTCATCTCTATATATATTAGTAACTGGAACCTCTGCTGTAGGAATTAGATAGTAGTCTGTTCCGTTTAGCTTAAACATATCCTCTTCAAACTTAGGAAGCTGTCCTGTTCCTGTTAAACTTCTTGAGTTAGCCATAAATGGAGGAAGTATTTCTACATACTCATGCTTTTCTGTATGCATATCAAGCATGAAATTAATAAGTGCTCTTTCAAGCTTTGCTCCCTTACCTTTGTAGAAAGTAAATCTAGCTCCTGTTACCTTACCTGCTCTTTCGAAGTCAAGTATATCAAGTCCTGTTCCTATATCCCAGTGAGCCTTAGCTTCGAAGGCGAATTCTCTAGGAGTTCCAAACTTTCTCATTTCTATATTTTCAGTATCATCAGTTCCCTTTGGTACTGTTGGGTTTGGAACGTTTGGAAGTCTTAGAATAAGGCTTTGTTGTTCCTCTTCTAGAGCATTTACACTTTCATCAAGAGCCTTAATCTTATCTGAAAGTTCCTTCATTTCAGCCATGATATGGTCAGTTGACTCTCCCGCTCTTTTCATCTTAGCTATTTCACCTGAAGCAGTGTTTCTCTTGCTCTTTAACTCTTCAACCTCAACAAGTATTGCTCTTCTTTTCTCGTCAATTTCTAAAATAGTATCAATTGACTTAGCTTCAGCTTCCTTGTTTCTTTTTAGCATTCCTTCTTTAACTTCTTCTGGATTCGTTCTAATTCTTTTAATATCTAGCATATGTAACGTCCTCCTTTTGAATAAATAATTCTACCTAAAATGATGCCTTATTTTCATGTTTTATAGTTACATAAATTATTAAACTCTAACGAAATATAATAATATTATTCCCTAAAAACAAAAAAACCCTTCATCCTATTATTATATAGGACGAAAGGTTATATCATTCCGCGTTGCCACCTAAGTTGATTAGTATAACTAATCCTCTTTAATGCTATTAACCGCAGCAAACGGTACTGTTCATCACAGTCCCTCAAAGGTGGATTCATTAATCCCTTGTATCGGTTTACACCAAGCCACCGACTCTCTTAACCAAAGAAAATAATTACTAGTCCTCATCATAGGTTTATACAAGATATTATACCACTTA
This genomic interval from Clostridium cylindrosporum DSM 605 contains the following:
- the serS gene encoding serine--tRNA ligase, translating into MLDIKRIRTNPEEVKEGMLKRNKEAEAKSIDTILEIDEKRRAILVEVEELKSKRNTASGEIAKMKRAGESTDHIMAEMKELSDKIKALDESVNALEEEQQSLILRLPNVPNPTVPKGTDDTENIEMRKFGTPREFAFEAKAHWDIGTGLDILDFERAGKVTGARFTFYKGKGAKLERALINFMLDMHTEKHEYVEILPPFMANSRSLTGTGQLPKFEEDMFKLNGTDYYLIPTAEVPVTNIYRDEILSGESLPIKHTAYSPCFRAEAGSAGRDTRGLIRQHQFNKVELVKFAHPDTSYNELEKLTNDAEEILKTLGLPYRVVKLCTGDLGFSSAMTYDIEVWMPSYGRYVEISSCSNFEDFQGRRANVRFKENAKDKPKFVHTLNGSGVAVGRALSAILENYQREDGTVEVPQALRPYMGGLEVIEGK